A genome region from Blautia coccoides includes the following:
- a CDS encoding tyrosine-type recombinase/integrase — MEKKNISYHEKKYIDNNIRLRNILAELPPYVQDFCRGRQTTLSMQTQIAYCYDLKIFFQFLTTANPTLKNSPLCDISLDVMENLRPTDIEEFQNYLKVYESQNTGEAMTNGEIGISRKISALRSLFDYLYKHEMVKNNPTRIVDVPKIHEKAIIQLDPDEIAMILDSMEEFSDNLTPHQKGYYLKTKTRDIAIITLFLGTGLRVSECVGLDISDVNFKNSGLRVIRKGGNEKIVYFGEEVEIALLNYLEERENMETKPGHENALFLSLQGTRLSVRATEKMVKKYTQPIITNKRITPHKLRSTYGTALYEETGDIYLVADVLGHKSVSTTQKHYAKLKDSRRRAAASAVRLREKESE, encoded by the coding sequence ATGGAGAAAAAAAACATCAGCTATCACGAGAAAAAATATATTGATAACAATATCCGTCTCAGGAATATTTTAGCGGAGCTTCCTCCGTATGTACAGGATTTCTGCAGGGGCCGCCAGACAACTTTGAGTATGCAGACTCAGATTGCATATTGTTACGATTTAAAGATATTCTTTCAGTTCCTTACAACTGCGAATCCCACGTTGAAAAACTCGCCCCTTTGTGACATTTCCCTTGATGTTATGGAAAATCTTCGTCCCACGGATATTGAAGAATTTCAGAATTATCTGAAAGTTTACGAAAGTCAAAATACAGGCGAGGCAATGACCAACGGTGAAATCGGCATTTCCAGAAAGATTTCTGCTCTCAGGAGCCTTTTTGACTATCTGTACAAGCATGAAATGGTAAAAAATAACCCTACCCGCATTGTAGATGTCCCCAAAATCCACGAAAAAGCCATTATTCAGCTTGATCCTGATGAAATTGCCATGATCTTGGATTCCATGGAGGAATTCAGTGATAATCTGACCCCCCATCAAAAAGGTTATTATTTGAAGACAAAAACACGTGATATTGCCATTATAACACTCTTTCTCGGAACCGGGCTGCGTGTGTCCGAATGTGTGGGTCTGGACATCTCTGACGTCAACTTTAAAAACAGCGGCCTTCGCGTGATACGAAAAGGCGGTAATGAAAAAATCGTCTATTTCGGCGAGGAGGTGGAAATCGCTCTGCTAAATTATCTCGAAGAAAGAGAAAACATGGAGACAAAGCCGGGTCATGAAAATGCACTCTTCCTCTCCCTCCAGGGAACACGGCTGAGTGTCCGGGCAACAGAGAAAATGGTAAAGAAATACACACAGCCCATCATCACAAATAAAAGAATCACTCCCCATAAGCTTCGCTCCACTTATGGCACTGCTCTCTACGAAGAGACAGGTGATATCTATCTTGTCGCAGACGTCCTGGGACATAAAAGTGTCTCTACGACACAGAAACATTATGCAAAGCTTAAAGATTCCAGAAGGCGTGCGGCGGCAAGCGCTGTACGGTTGAGAGAAAAAGAAAGCGAATGA
- a CDS encoding IS110 family transposase — MIYVGIDVAKDKHDCFITNSDGEVLFKAFTIKNNLDGFDELYQKIESVMEDASKVKVGLEATGHYSYNLLGYLLDKGLATFVINPLHTNLYRKSLSLRQTKTDKVDAHTIASMLMSDVNLKSYSDTSYHNEELKSLTRYRFDKVKERAKLKTSISRLVCILFPELEKLVPTLHQNSVYELLYEFPGAKQVANAHLTRLSNLLETASKGHYTKETSIAFREAARTSIGSNMPAKSLELKHTIKLIRELDSEIEEIENEIKVIMDEINSPILSIPGISYRMGAMIIAEIGDFSQFDSPDKILAYAGMSPSTYQSGQLDNCYARMEKRGSRYLRYALFNATAYVCLWDPTYKAYLAKKRAEGKHYYVAMSHATKKLVRLIYHLERTGQQYQKAI; from the coding sequence ATGATTTACGTAGGAATTGATGTCGCAAAAGATAAGCATGATTGCTTTATCACAAACTCTGATGGCGAAGTCCTTTTCAAGGCTTTTACCATCAAAAACAATCTCGATGGGTTCGACGAGCTTTATCAGAAAATAGAATCCGTTATGGAAGATGCTTCTAAAGTAAAAGTAGGCCTAGAAGCCACTGGACACTATAGTTACAATCTTCTCGGATATCTGCTTGATAAAGGTCTGGCCACCTTTGTTATCAACCCGTTACATACTAATCTGTACAGAAAAAGTCTAAGCCTTAGACAGACGAAAACGGATAAAGTTGATGCCCATACAATTGCTTCTATGCTAATGTCTGACGTGAACTTAAAGTCCTACTCAGACACATCGTATCACAACGAAGAGCTTAAGTCACTTACTCGCTATCGTTTTGATAAAGTTAAAGAACGCGCGAAGCTTAAAACATCTATATCCCGTCTTGTATGTATCCTTTTCCCTGAGTTAGAAAAGCTTGTTCCAACACTTCATCAGAATTCTGTTTATGAGTTACTCTACGAATTTCCTGGTGCAAAACAGGTAGCTAATGCACATCTCACAAGACTTTCAAATCTTCTTGAAACCGCATCTAAAGGCCACTACACAAAAGAAACCTCTATCGCTTTTAGAGAGGCTGCAAGAACCTCTATCGGTTCAAATATGCCAGCTAAATCGCTTGAATTAAAGCACACCATTAAGCTCATTAGAGAGCTAGATTCTGAAATCGAAGAGATTGAAAACGAGATTAAAGTCATCATGGATGAAATCAATTCTCCAATCCTTAGCATTCCTGGAATCAGCTATCGAATGGGTGCCATGATTATTGCTGAAATAGGTGACTTTAGCCAATTCGACTCTCCAGATAAGATCCTTGCTTATGCAGGAATGTCGCCTTCTACCTATCAATCCGGCCAGTTAGATAACTGTTATGCCAGAATGGAAAAACGTGGTTCTAGATACCTTAGATATGCTCTGTTTAATGCAACCGCATATGTTTGTCTATGGGATCCAACCTACAAGGCTTATCTTGCCAAGAAACGAGCTGAAGGCAAGCATTACTATGTTGCAATGTCTCACGCGACCAAGAAACTAGTTCGGCTAATTTATCATCTCGAACGCACTGGACAGCAATACCAAAAAGCAATCTAA
- a CDS encoding response regulator transcription factor: MKQIFLVEDDKEIAKNLVLLLRSEGFAVTRAATQREAVSLLTENKFDLALVDISLPDGNGFAVCTEIKQTQNIPVIFLTASGDEASVVTGLNMGADDYITKPFRPRELIARIGTALRKFGCSPSAFEMCGLHVDTASGIVKKDGREIFLSALEYRLLLIFINNPKIILTRDRLLEELWDAAGEFVNNNTLTVYIKRLREKIENDPANPQIILTVRGMGYRLGGSYVSE; encoded by the coding sequence ATGAAGCAGATATTTCTAGTTGAAGATGATAAGGAAATTGCCAAGAATCTTGTGCTTTTGTTGCGCTCAGAGGGATTTGCAGTTACCCGCGCTGCCACGCAGAGGGAGGCTGTGTCTTTGCTCACAGAAAATAAGTTTGATTTAGCTCTTGTAGATATTTCCCTGCCGGATGGAAACGGTTTTGCAGTCTGCACAGAGATCAAACAGACCCAGAATATCCCCGTAATCTTTCTGACAGCCTCCGGTGACGAAGCAAGTGTTGTCACAGGGCTGAATATGGGGGCTGACGATTATATCACAAAACCATTCCGTCCCCGTGAACTGATCGCACGGATCGGGACAGCACTGCGGAAATTCGGATGTTCACCTTCTGCTTTTGAAATGTGCGGACTTCATGTGGACACAGCCAGCGGTATTGTAAAAAAAGACGGCAGGGAAATTTTTCTTTCCGCATTGGAATACCGTTTGCTGCTGATATTTATCAATAATCCCAAAATCATTCTTACACGGGACAGGCTGTTAGAGGAATTGTGGGATGCGGCAGGCGAGTTTGTGAATAATAACACTTTAACGGTTTACATCAAACGGCTGAGGGAAAAAATTGAGAATGATCCTGCGAATCCCCAGATCATTTTGACAGTGCGGGGAATGGGATACCGACTGGGAGGAAGCTATGTTTCGGAATAA
- a CDS encoding ABC transporter ATP-binding protein has protein sequence MIKLTDVNKSYIMGENILHVLKDVNLSVTDGEFITILGASGSGKSTLMHIIGCMDTMDSGTYQLDEIPVHECNDAKLTVIRNQKIGFIFQKYHLIPQYNILQNVLMPLLIRGKSRKEAFLQAEEVIRMTGLWERRGHLPSELSGGQQQRVAIARALITKPSILLADEPTGALDSNTGKEILEMFKELNAMGNTIIQISHDINVAKAGKRIVHLKDGIMEE, from the coding sequence ATGATCAAACTTACAGATGTCAATAAATCTTATATCATGGGTGAAAATATACTTCACGTGCTGAAAGATGTTAATTTGTCAGTTACGGATGGGGAGTTTATTACAATCCTGGGTGCGTCCGGATCAGGAAAAAGTACACTGATGCATATTATCGGATGTATGGACACTATGGACAGCGGGACCTATCAGTTGGATGAGATACCGGTTCATGAATGCAATGACGCAAAGCTGACAGTGATCCGAAACCAAAAAATCGGATTTATTTTTCAGAAGTACCATCTGATCCCACAGTACAATATACTACAAAATGTGTTGATGCCTCTTTTGATACGAGGCAAGAGCAGGAAAGAGGCATTTTTGCAGGCTGAGGAGGTAATCCGTATGACAGGATTATGGGAACGCCGCGGGCATCTTCCAAGCGAGTTATCAGGCGGACAGCAGCAGCGGGTGGCAATTGCAAGGGCATTGATCACAAAGCCTTCCATCTTACTGGCAGATGAACCAACAGGGGCACTAGATTCTAATACCGGAAAAGAAATACTCGAGATGTTCAAAGAATTAAACGCAATGGGAAATACCATAATACAGATCAGTCACGATATCAATGTAGCTAAGGCAGGTAAACGCATTGTACATCTCAAGGATGGCATTATGGAGGAATAA
- a CDS encoding sensor histidine kinase has protein sequence MIRKISLRLRVTLITAFILSAFCMVLTFSSVYNANRYIVGPVLDTYRDMTIPGVQDFGVDSPNYAYNSGTEQTMPDVTLKNGADGFTAASYFSMAIAVLAGSLLVYFLSGYALRPIKELSMRIEKITEKELSTQLPKLETNDELQTLSESFNLMLKRLEAAFQREKRFTSDAAHELETPLTVINTNLDVFYMNADPTKEQYQNTLAVIKKQANRMTALVEDLFAMSSMNRYKVEDVIEISGLVRETAQELDIFLDEKALTLTVDTQECLVLANAVILKQAISNLIENAIKYNKNGGFIKVQVKNRSDQCQIIVRDSGIGIPPEKAVHIFEPFYRVDTSRSREIGGAGLGLAITKDIVEQHGGTICYQACDNGGSCFMITLPKAE, from the coding sequence ATGATCAGAAAAATTTCACTGCGTTTGCGGGTGACATTGATCACAGCATTCATTTTATCTGCTTTTTGTATGGTGCTTACTTTTTCATCTGTATATAATGCCAACAGATATATCGTTGGCCCTGTTCTTGATACCTACCGCGATATGACTATTCCGGGCGTACAGGATTTTGGGGTGGATTCACCAAATTATGCTTATAACTCAGGAACGGAGCAAACAATGCCTGATGTGACCCTTAAAAATGGAGCGGACGGATTTACGGCAGCCAGCTATTTCTCCATGGCCATTGCTGTTCTGGCGGGGTCTCTCCTTGTATATTTCTTATCGGGTTATGCACTCCGCCCAATCAAAGAGTTAAGTATGCGGATTGAAAAGATCACAGAAAAAGAGCTGTCCACACAACTGCCCAAGTTGGAGACCAACGATGAACTCCAAACGTTGTCAGAGTCTTTTAATCTCATGCTGAAACGTTTGGAGGCTGCTTTTCAAAGGGAAAAAAGATTCACCTCCGATGCAGCCCATGAACTGGAAACTCCGCTTACCGTGATCAACACCAACCTGGATGTCTTTTATATGAATGCAGACCCAACGAAGGAACAGTATCAAAACACACTGGCAGTCATAAAAAAGCAGGCAAATCGAATGACTGCCCTTGTAGAAGACCTTTTTGCCATGTCATCCATGAACCGATACAAGGTGGAGGATGTGATAGAGATAAGCGGACTGGTTCGGGAAACAGCACAGGAACTGGATATCTTTCTGGATGAAAAAGCCTTGACCCTTACTGTGGACACACAGGAGTGTCTTGTACTGGCAAACGCGGTCATTTTGAAGCAGGCTATATCGAATCTGATTGAAAATGCCATCAAATATAATAAGAACGGCGGATTTATCAAGGTTCAGGTAAAAAACAGATCAGACCAATGCCAGATCATAGTCCGTGATTCTGGGATAGGAATTCCGCCGGAGAAAGCCGTACACATTTTTGAACCTTTTTATCGCGTTGATACATCCCGCTCCCGTGAGATTGGAGGCGCAGGGCTTGGACTTGCGATCACGAAGGATATTGTGGAACAACATGGGGGAACGATCTGTTATCAGGCTTGTGACAATGGAGGGAGCTGTTTTATGATCACGCTTCCTAAAGCAGAATAA
- a CDS encoding chloride channel protein — MHDRAVKIFQVYKNLLILGLLGIPIGLVVGGIDAVFGRVLLAITDFRNGHPMQLIPFLAFAGALIAFAYLKFGGKSSKGMNLIFEVGHGEEEVIPLRLIPFIISGTWITHLFGGSAGREGVAVQIGATFSHWIGRKIPLKNSSHIFLVTGMAAGFAGLFGTPIAAVFFAMEVLTAGALEYQALLPAVTAAFTASAAAQFLGLEKFTFALTGKMDLAFSDMWRFLLLGILFGVVGGAFAWTLKYMKNILASHWKQPVIRIFIMGLILSVLLLLLYKGRYAGLGANLIHASFYGEEILSYDWILKFLLTVLTLAAGFQGGEVTPLFSIGASLGVVAGPILGVPSEIAAALGYAGVFGSATNTFLAPVLIGTEVFGSAYLPHFFLVCAFAYLFNLNKSIYSLQKTSDVHK; from the coding sequence ATGCATGACAGAGCAGTAAAAATATTTCAAGTTTATAAGAATCTGTTGATCCTGGGACTGCTGGGAATCCCTATCGGCCTGGTGGTCGGGGGGATCGATGCCGTATTTGGAAGGGTATTACTGGCGATCACGGATTTCCGGAACGGACATCCCATGCAGTTAATTCCATTTTTAGCTTTCGCCGGAGCATTGATCGCCTTTGCTTATTTAAAATTCGGAGGAAAAAGCAGTAAAGGCATGAACCTGATCTTTGAAGTGGGACATGGGGAAGAGGAAGTGATCCCTTTAAGGCTGATCCCGTTTATCATATCCGGAACATGGATCACACATTTATTTGGAGGCAGTGCCGGAAGAGAAGGGGTGGCTGTACAGATTGGCGCCACATTTTCCCATTGGATAGGAAGAAAAATACCATTAAAAAATAGTTCCCATATTTTTCTTGTAACAGGTATGGCCGCCGGGTTTGCCGGACTTTTTGGAACACCTATTGCTGCGGTTTTCTTTGCAATGGAGGTACTGACAGCCGGAGCCTTGGAATATCAGGCATTACTGCCGGCAGTCACAGCCGCTTTCACAGCCAGCGCAGCAGCACAATTTCTGGGACTGGAAAAATTCACATTTGCGCTTACAGGAAAAATGGATCTTGCTTTTTCTGATATGTGGAGGTTCCTTTTGTTGGGAATCCTGTTCGGAGTTGTGGGCGGTGCTTTTGCATGGACATTAAAATATATGAAAAACATACTTGCCTCTCATTGGAAGCAGCCTGTTATCAGAATTTTTATCATGGGACTTATCTTAAGTGTCTTGCTGCTCCTTTTATACAAGGGCAGGTATGCAGGTCTGGGAGCAAACCTCATCCATGCCAGTTTTTATGGAGAGGAGATTCTCAGCTATGACTGGATTTTAAAATTTCTTCTTACCGTATTAACTCTGGCTGCGGGATTTCAGGGTGGGGAAGTAACACCTCTGTTTTCTATCGGCGCCAGCCTTGGAGTAGTAGCAGGCCCAATCCTTGGCGTTCCCTCAGAGATTGCGGCAGCGCTTGGCTATGCAGGTGTGTTTGGAAGCGCAACAAATACATTTCTGGCCCCGGTACTGATCGGCACAGAGGTGTTTGGATCTGCTTACCTTCCCCATTTTTTCCTGGTATGCGCGTTTGCCTATTTGTTTAACCTGAATAAGTCGATTTATTCCCTTCAGAAAACGTCAGACGTACATAAATAA
- a CDS encoding DUF2000 domain-containing protein has translation MQAQNDKCVMVLDQDLPLGFLANTAGIMGITLGKHIPETVGPDVLDKSGKKHLGIIEMPVPVLKADQEKIRAIREQLYQPEFADLIVVDFSDVAQSCNVYEEYIKKAAGVEEKEMMYFGIGICGAKKLVNKLTGSLPLLR, from the coding sequence ATGCAGGCACAAAATGATAAATGTGTAATGGTATTGGATCAAGATCTGCCCCTTGGCTTTCTGGCAAATACTGCCGGGATCATGGGGATCACACTAGGAAAACACATTCCGGAGACGGTAGGGCCGGATGTTCTTGACAAGAGCGGGAAAAAACATCTTGGTATCATCGAAATGCCGGTACCTGTGCTGAAGGCGGACCAGGAAAAAATCAGAGCTATCAGGGAACAGCTCTATCAGCCGGAATTCGCTGATCTGATCGTAGTTGATTTTTCAGATGTTGCACAGAGTTGTAATGTCTATGAGGAGTATATAAAAAAGGCGGCAGGTGTGGAAGAAAAGGAAATGATGTATTTTGGCATCGGAATCTGTGGTGCCAAAAAGCTGGTCAATAAACTGACCGGCAGCCTGCCGCTGCTGAGATAG
- a CDS encoding efflux RND transporter periplasmic adaptor subunit, which produces MTELNAPDITPEEARLNADNAAAALEAAERDLSAANSDLEAAVAAKNQYTGDDSEQFNALQAEVDKARTEVSHLQGIRDEAAAASGEAARIREAVESAKGIREQLNEVIKSMEALNSAREKEIQTEQESANLQGQVNSIQLKSLQAAIDKAQSLYDTTKKKLDQTKALLEEPVLYAEMDGVILAAPYLKGEKIVPDKAVAEIGDLTKMLLKAEIEPADINEVEAGQDVRVVAEIFPNQEVKGKIISKTLTPNEGMYSASIELEPNELGLLEGMAASATIISKQKENVLILSNKAITLKDGKQYVNLRIEDKNAKENEPGAYTLKEVEITTGFSDGRVTEVLSGLSENDVVIVKE; this is translated from the coding sequence TTGACAGAGTTAAATGCTCCTGATATTACACCGGAAGAGGCAAGACTCAACGCAGATAACGCAGCGGCAGCACTGGAAGCGGCAGAAAGGGATCTGTCGGCTGCAAATTCTGATCTGGAGGCTGCTGTCGCTGCAAAAAACCAGTATACCGGAGATGATTCCGAACAGTTTAATGCATTACAGGCAGAAGTAGACAAAGCCAGAACAGAAGTCAGCCATCTGCAGGGAATCAGAGACGAAGCTGCCGCTGCAAGCGGGGAAGCTGCCCGTATTCGTGAAGCGGTGGAAAGTGCAAAGGGTATTCGCGAGCAGTTGAATGAGGTGATTAAGTCAATGGAAGCACTGAACAGTGCAAGAGAAAAAGAAATACAGACAGAACAGGAAAGCGCAAACTTACAAGGCCAGGTAAATTCTATACAGCTTAAATCGCTTCAGGCAGCCATTGATAAGGCTCAAAGCCTTTATGATACAACAAAGAAAAAACTGGATCAGACCAAAGCCTTATTGGAGGAACCGGTTCTTTATGCAGAGATGGATGGAGTGATATTGGCAGCCCCTTATCTAAAAGGTGAAAAAATCGTTCCGGATAAAGCTGTCGCAGAAATCGGAGACTTGACAAAAATGCTGTTAAAAGCAGAGATTGAACCGGCAGATATCAATGAAGTAGAGGCAGGGCAGGATGTCCGCGTTGTGGCTGAAATCTTCCCGAATCAGGAAGTAAAGGGAAAGATAATTTCCAAAACGCTGACACCAAATGAAGGTATGTACTCGGCTTCTATAGAACTGGAGCCAAATGAACTTGGTCTTTTAGAGGGTATGGCGGCAAGCGCTACAATTATTTCCAAACAAAAAGAAAATGTTCTCATATTGTCTAATAAAGCCATCACTTTAAAAGACGGAAAACAATATGTAAATCTTCGTATTGAGGATAAGAATGCCAAGGAGAATGAGCCCGGGGCGTACACATTGAAAGAAGTAGAGATCACCACCGGTTTTTCAGATGGACGTGTGACAGAAGTGTTGAGCGGACTTTCAGAAAATGATGTGGTAATTGTAAAGGAATAA
- a CDS encoding sensor histidine kinase, with protein sequence MFRNKEIRQFAVLFAAITFIAAAVGFVIHPAAGILALVSSAAFGAAFFIFTRNRYQNIAQISEQIDLVLHNADYLFISESDEGELSILQSEITKMTLRIREQNEALKKEKQHLADSLADIAHQLRTPLTSANLILSLLKKSSDEKERKTLLRETEELFVQMDWLVTSLLKLSRLDAGIVVFQKERIDVENVVRTALRPFLISMDLHNVALETDIPHGVCLQGDAGWFSEAIQNVVKNCIESAGDNGRIEIACQDTPLFTEITFHDSGVGFKREDLPCLFDRFYRGKNTDTAGYGIGLALCKTIITRLGGTVTAKNHPRGGALFIIRFPK encoded by the coding sequence ATGTTTCGGAATAAAGAGATTCGGCAGTTTGCGGTCTTGTTTGCCGCGATAACCTTCATCGCTGCGGCCGTGGGATTTGTGATCCATCCGGCTGCCGGAATATTGGCGCTGGTTTCTTCTGCTGCCTTCGGAGCGGCATTTTTTATATTTACCAGAAATCGTTATCAAAATATTGCACAGATTTCAGAGCAGATCGATCTTGTGCTTCATAACGCGGACTATCTGTTTATCAGTGAATCAGACGAGGGGGAGCTTTCTATCCTGCAAAGTGAGATAACAAAAATGACGCTTCGTATTCGGGAGCAAAATGAAGCCCTGAAAAAGGAAAAACAGCATCTCGCCGATTCTCTTGCCGACATTGCCCACCAGCTCCGCACTCCTCTTACATCTGCGAATCTGATCTTGTCACTGCTGAAAAAGTCCTCTGATGAGAAGGAGCGGAAAACCCTGCTTCGGGAAACAGAAGAATTATTTGTACAGATGGATTGGCTGGTCACCTCCCTGCTGAAATTGTCACGTTTAGACGCAGGGATCGTGGTGTTCCAAAAGGAACGGATAGATGTGGAGAATGTGGTCAGGACTGCTTTGCGGCCGTTCCTGATCTCAATGGATCTGCATAATGTTGCCTTAGAGACAGACATACCTCATGGGGTATGTCTTCAGGGGGATGCCGGCTGGTTTTCAGAAGCCATCCAAAATGTAGTGAAAAATTGTATAGAAAGTGCCGGAGATAATGGAAGGATTGAAATTGCCTGTCAGGACACTCCGCTGTTTACTGAGATAACCTTCCATGACAGCGGAGTGGGTTTTAAAAGAGAAGATCTGCCCTGTCTGTTTGACAGGTTCTATCGGGGAAAAAATACAGACACTGCAGGGTACGGAATCGGATTAGCTCTCTGCAAGACGATCATTACCCGGCTGGGCGGAACCGTCACCGCAAAAAATCATCCACGGGGCGGCGCGTTATTTATAATTCGTTTTCCAAAATAG
- a CDS encoding ABC transporter permease → MRLSELLRIIWINVKQNRSKVILNSLGIIAGTLTIILVIAIGQGGENEAAKQFSGLSADTIYLKPDQSAILSEKRRKIERLSIENIKQILEESNALVGMYLRESTYTEVKFGKEKTNIEVVGVTKGFAEISNFSFSAGWDFPDEYYEKAASAAVIGYELANTYFKGPADAIDQTILVDQKRYKVIGVLARSGDGLQGLSPDRSIFLPYQTFEAKNLASKDDYPEAVGKADGVKSVQLAMAEIKSTVNYYMNDGDKYLVEDAGSRIEAATESAKTMKLLLISVAAIVFAVGGIGIMNVLFATIRERTKEIGILKALGMKRADILLQFLLESVAIGVFGGAAGAVLSFGAIPLIEKYTDIPVSPSFQGIAAAFIFAVVTGTLFGFYPAYKASKLIPVDALNVE, encoded by the coding sequence ATGAGACTGTCAGAACTGCTGCGTATCATATGGATCAATGTAAAACAAAACAGAAGTAAGGTTATATTGAACTCATTGGGAATCATTGCCGGTACACTGACCATTATCCTTGTCATTGCCATTGGGCAGGGCGGGGAGAATGAGGCTGCAAAACAATTTTCCGGCCTATCCGCAGACACGATTTACCTTAAACCTGATCAAAGTGCCATACTATCAGAAAAAAGGCGGAAAATAGAACGTCTGTCTATTGAAAATATAAAGCAGATCCTGGAGGAATCCAATGCGCTTGTGGGTATGTATCTAAGGGAAAGTACCTATACAGAAGTCAAATTCGGAAAAGAAAAGACCAATATTGAGGTGGTCGGGGTAACAAAGGGATTTGCTGAGATCTCCAATTTTTCCTTTTCTGCCGGATGGGATTTTCCGGATGAATATTATGAAAAGGCTGCCAGTGCGGCAGTGATAGGATATGAACTGGCCAATACTTACTTTAAAGGACCTGCAGATGCTATTGACCAAACAATTTTAGTGGACCAAAAAAGGTATAAAGTGATCGGGGTCCTGGCAAGAAGTGGTGACGGGCTTCAGGGTCTCTCACCGGACCGTTCCATATTTTTGCCCTACCAGACCTTTGAGGCAAAAAATCTTGCGTCGAAGGATGACTATCCGGAAGCGGTCGGAAAGGCAGACGGAGTCAAATCAGTCCAATTGGCGATGGCCGAGATAAAGAGTACCGTCAATTATTATATGAATGACGGAGACAAATATTTAGTAGAAGACGCAGGAAGCCGTATTGAGGCTGCAACGGAATCCGCAAAGACAATGAAATTACTTTTGATCTCTGTGGCAGCTATTGTGTTTGCTGTTGGAGGCATTGGTATCATGAATGTACTCTTTGCTACTATTAGGGAGCGCACAAAAGAAATCGGTATCCTAAAAGCACTTGGAATGAAAAGGGCGGATATACTGCTGCAGTTTTTGTTAGAGTCTGTGGCAATCGGAGTATTTGGCGGAGCTGCAGGAGCAGTTTTAAGTTTCGGAGCAATTCCGCTGATAGAAAAATATACGGATATTCCGGTATCCCCATCTTTTCAGGGGATTGCAGCCGCTTTTATATTTGCTGTAGTTACAGGAACTTTATTTGGATTCTATCCGGCATACAAGGCTTCTAAGCTGATTCCAGTAGATGCATTAAATGTAGAATAA
- a CDS encoding radical SAM protein, translating into MNPYIKDLNRIEVLITLACTGQCRHCSEGDHLKCSEHIDGDGIADLVRKVCHRFQIESLMTFGGEPLLYPEAVYKIHSAAKKMNIKKRQLITNGFFSRDTNKIQYTAERLAECGVNDILLSADAFHQETIPLETVKLFAKAVSAEGIPLRVHPAWLVSDEDENPYNQRTKETLKEFEQMGIGYSHGNIIFPSGNAKKYLSEYFDGQQPDNPYEENPEDVRTVTISPNGDTLGSNVYHTDIIDIIENYKPIKKL; encoded by the coding sequence ATGAATCCATATATCAAAGATCTAAACCGTATAGAAGTCCTTATTACTCTTGCCTGTACCGGTCAGTGCAGGCATTGTTCTGAGGGTGACCACTTAAAGTGCAGCGAACATATAGATGGGGACGGGATAGCTGATCTTGTCCGCAAAGTGTGCCACAGATTTCAAATAGAATCTCTGATGACGTTTGGCGGAGAGCCATTACTTTATCCGGAGGCGGTTTATAAAATACATAGCGCTGCAAAGAAAATGAATATTAAGAAAAGACAGCTTATCACAAACGGTTTTTTCAGCAGAGATACAAATAAGATCCAATACACGGCTGAGAGACTTGCCGAGTGCGGAGTAAATGATATTCTGCTGTCTGCAGATGCCTTTCATCAGGAAACGATACCGCTTGAAACGGTAAAGCTTTTTGCAAAAGCGGTCAGTGCCGAAGGAATTCCCCTGCGGGTACACCCTGCATGGCTTGTAAGCGATGAGGATGAAAATCCATACAATCAGAGAACCAAGGAGACACTGAAAGAATTTGAACAGATGGGAATCGGATATTCCCACGGAAACATTATTTTCCCCAGTGGTAATGCAAAGAAATATCTGAGTGAATATTTTGATGGTCAGCAGCCTGATAATCCCTATGAGGAAAATCCGGAAGATGTCCGTACAGTCACAATCTCTCCAAACGGGGATACACTGGGAAGTAATGTATATCATACAGATATCATAGATATTATTGAAAATTATAAACCAATAAAAAAATTATAA